A single Ignavibacteriales bacterium DNA region contains:
- a CDS encoding DUF1624 domain-containing protein has product MTQTAKRNRVIFLDLIRAFAVLNMVQGHTIDVLLSKDYRSLDYLLYGIWNFNRGMTAPLFMFTAGTTFTYLFRIQSSGFTDNPRFAKGFKRAMLLLFTGYLIKLPTGNPLYILDVPEKKWELFFAADVLQIISFGLLFLLLYLYLAERFKIKDIYLLGTGVLITTFLAPVVLNISWTDYLPLSAANYLYMDHGSLFTIFPWLAYILAGGILGSYLAKAGRIQQERNLGVTVSVSGMVMLLAALLSELAEVYITGNSTFWMHSPALVFLRLGLVLIVTALFIFISIGVRNIPKVIVLLGRNTLIIYVVHLVILYGSPWSAGINRFVGYTFTPLETVTAALVMFGLMIAMVIIFNKLNFKNRQLVTS; this is encoded by the coding sequence ATGACTCAGACGGCTAAGAGAAACCGGGTGATATTCCTGGATTTAATCCGGGCTTTCGCTGTGCTGAATATGGTTCAGGGGCATACGATAGATGTGCTTCTGAGCAAAGATTACCGTTCATTAGATTATCTGCTGTACGGTATCTGGAATTTTAACCGGGGGATGACAGCACCGCTTTTTATGTTTACGGCAGGAACAACGTTTACGTATCTGTTCAGGATACAGTCCTCAGGCTTTACGGATAATCCCCGTTTTGCTAAAGGATTCAAGCGTGCGATGCTTCTGCTGTTTACGGGATATCTGATAAAACTCCCGACGGGAAATCCGCTTTATATTTTGGATGTGCCGGAGAAGAAATGGGAGCTGTTTTTTGCCGCTGATGTTTTGCAGATAATATCCTTCGGACTTCTTTTTTTACTGTTGTACCTGTATCTGGCTGAACGGTTCAAAATTAAAGATATTTACCTGCTGGGAACGGGAGTGCTGATTACGACTTTTTTGGCACCGGTGGTACTTAATATTTCGTGGACGGATTATCTTCCATTATCAGCGGCGAATTATCTGTATATGGATCATGGTTCGCTTTTCACGATATTTCCGTGGCTGGCGTATATACTGGCAGGCGGAATTTTAGGGAGTTATCTTGCAAAGGCGGGGAGGATACAGCAGGAGAGGAACCTGGGGGTGACGGTATCGGTCTCAGGGATGGTGATGCTTCTGGCCGCACTCCTTTCTGAACTGGCAGAGGTATATATTACAGGAAACTCGACCTTCTGGATGCACAGTCCGGCGCTGGTATTTTTACGGCTTGGTCTGGTGCTGATCGTAACGGCACTTTTTATTTTTATTTCAATTGGCGTGAGGAATATACCCAAGGTCATTGTTCTGCTTGGAAGAAACACGCTGATTATTTATGTAGTTCATCTGGTAATACTTTACGGCAGTCCGTGGAGCGCGGGGATTAACCGGTTTGTTGGATATACGTTTACTCCACTTGAAACGGTGACAGCCGCCTTAGTAATGTTTGGTTTAATGATAGCCATGGTGATAATCTTTAATAAACTGAATTTCAAAAACAGACAGCTTGTAACATCGTAG
- a CDS encoding RidA family protein, whose amino-acid sequence MIIEEKIKALGLAVPEPAKPLAAYIPAIQTGDLVFTSGQVPLQDGVILYTGQVPTELSAEDARKAAEICCLNCLAAIKGLTGSLDAIDRIIKLTVFVNSAAGFGDQPMIANGASELLEKIFGEKGKHVRSAVGAAGLPKNSSVEIEMTVKLKPLN is encoded by the coding sequence ATGATAATAGAAGAAAAAATTAAGGCATTGGGGCTTGCCGTTCCGGAACCCGCCAAACCTCTTGCAGCATATATTCCAGCCATACAGACCGGAGATCTGGTATTTACATCCGGTCAGGTGCCTCTTCAGGATGGAGTGATACTTTATACTGGTCAGGTGCCCACGGAGCTGAGCGCTGAGGATGCCAGGAAAGCAGCCGAAATCTGCTGTTTGAACTGTCTGGCTGCCATTAAGGGACTTACGGGTTCTCTGGATGCAATTGACCGGATTATAAAGCTGACGGTATTTGTTAATTCAGCCGCGGGATTCGGCGATCAGCCGATGATAGCAAACGGGGCTTCGGAGCTGCTTGAGAAGATTTTCGGAGAGAAGGGAAAACATGTGCGTTCGGCAGTAGGGGCAGCCGGTCTTCCGAAGAACTCTTCTGTTGAAATTGAGATGACGGTTAAGCTTAAACCGCTTAACTGA
- the mazG gene encoding nucleoside triphosphate pyrophosphohydrolase has protein sequence MSEVKFNEFIAIVKRLRKECPWDREQTNDSIKANTLEEAYEVVHAIDEGNYSELKKELGDLLLHVVFHTIMAEEKKEFTIDDVIDSITEKLIRRHPHVFGETEVSGSSEVKKNWETIKLAEGRTSLLEGIPSDLPALLKAHRIQEKASKVGFDWSHKDEVWKKVTEEISELHEAEEKGNKEKTEEEFGDLLFALANYSRFIHVNPEDALRKSTAKFIRRFRYIEDELRKKDIPLPEAGLKLMDELWEESKKKEVS, from the coding sequence ATGTCTGAAGTTAAATTTAACGAATTTATCGCTATCGTGAAACGCCTCCGCAAAGAATGTCCGTGGGACAGGGAGCAGACTAACGATTCAATTAAAGCCAATACCCTTGAAGAGGCCTATGAAGTAGTCCATGCAATTGATGAGGGAAATTATTCCGAACTCAAAAAAGAACTCGGTGACTTGCTCCTCCATGTAGTCTTCCATACTATTATGGCAGAAGAAAAGAAAGAGTTTACCATTGATGATGTAATAGATTCCATCACGGAAAAACTCATCAGGCGGCATCCGCATGTCTTTGGCGAAACTGAAGTCAGCGGTTCCTCCGAAGTCAAAAAAAACTGGGAAACCATTAAACTTGCTGAAGGAAGAACTTCTCTTTTGGAAGGAATACCTTCGGACCTCCCCGCCCTTCTCAAAGCCCACCGCATTCAGGAAAAGGCATCTAAAGTCGGATTCGACTGGTCTCACAAAGATGAAGTCTGGAAAAAAGTAACTGAGGAAATTTCAGAATTACACGAAGCCGAAGAAAAGGGAAACAAAGAAAAAACAGAGGAAGAGTTCGGAGACCTCCTGTTTGCGCTGGCAAATTACTCCCGGTTCATTCACGTTAACCCGGAAGATGCTTTGCGGAAATCAACCGCAAAGTTTATTAGACGATTCAGATATATAGAGGATGAGCTCCGAAAAAAAGATATCCCTCTGCCTGAAGCCGGTCTCAAACTGATGGATGAACTCTGGGAAGAAAGCAAGAAAAAAGAAGTATCCTGA
- a CDS encoding PhoH family protein, which produces MAEFEKRFSLEGINLLTFFGFNDTNLRLLENRYNTTLIARGESLLIRGVQQEVEIVEKLLKEMAFVLNTKGELSERDVAMIVELVGKGKEMVNDKDFDSIILYTKNDVIKAKTPGQIAYLQMARRNDICFAIGPAGTGKTYLAVAFAVSALKNGFVKKIVLARPAVEAGESLGFLPGDFREKIDPYLRPLYDALDDMLPTEKLKSYIEKGIIEIVPLAYMRGRTLNNAFVILDEAQNSTDTQMKMFLTRLGANSRSIITGDITQIDLPTKTASGLIKAQEILQGIEGVGFIYFEKSDVVRHKLVKDIIDAYEKYQDKKILK; this is translated from the coding sequence ATGGCTGAGTTTGAAAAACGTTTTTCCCTTGAGGGAATAAATCTTCTCACCTTTTTTGGCTTTAACGACACCAACCTTCGTCTTCTTGAGAACCGCTACAACACCACGCTGATTGCGCGCGGGGAATCTCTGCTGATACGCGGAGTGCAGCAGGAAGTAGAAATTGTGGAGAAACTGCTTAAGGAGATGGCCTTTGTCCTGAATACCAAAGGGGAACTCTCCGAGCGGGATGTGGCTATGATTGTTGAGCTGGTGGGCAAGGGGAAGGAGATGGTAAATGATAAGGACTTTGACTCCATTATTCTTTACACAAAGAATGATGTTATTAAAGCGAAAACACCCGGGCAGATTGCTTATCTGCAGATGGCGCGGAGGAATGATATCTGTTTTGCGATCGGGCCGGCGGGTACCGGAAAAACGTATCTGGCTGTTGCCTTTGCCGTGAGTGCACTAAAAAACGGATTCGTAAAGAAGATCGTGCTGGCGCGTCCGGCGGTTGAAGCAGGTGAAAGCCTCGGGTTTCTGCCGGGAGATTTCAGGGAAAAAATTGATCCCTATTTACGGCCGTTATACGATGCACTTGATGATATGCTGCCCACGGAAAAGCTGAAGTCATATATAGAGAAAGGGATTATTGAAATTGTCCCTCTTGCGTATATGCGCGGAAGAACGCTGAATAATGCATTCGTTATTCTTGATGAGGCGCAAAACTCCACTGACACGCAGATGAAGATGTTTCTTACACGGCTCGGGGCAAATTCGCGCTCCATAATCACCGGTGATATAACTCAGATTGACCTGCCGACAAAAACCGCAAGCGGGCTGATTAAAGCGCAGGAAATCCTTCAGGGGATAGAGGGCGTTGGGTTTATATACTTTGAGAAGTCCGATGTTGTGCGCCATAAACTGGTGAAGGATATTATTGACGCATATGAGAAGTATCAGGATAAGAAGATTTTAAAGTAA
- a CDS encoding LysM peptidoglycan-binding domain-containing protein produces MKFNRMFAFVFVLALSLNLYAQNKEMTVEEWQNEMDKNRAKVTSLQKEIETLNSDISNLNNQLSKMQSFEDCMDDAYALVGAKKAEVDNFRKAVNELEGKIRRKEGPKADRQKDLDALKANKISALPEFYDRVHNQMQKMLNDWVEETAKVEADNNYTVVKGDCLWFIARRKEFYGNGFAWPKIYQANRDQIKNPDLIYPKQVFTIPALTADEKEKYDKLRRNYKPAPVQ; encoded by the coding sequence ATGAAATTCAATAGAATGTTTGCATTTGTTTTCGTACTCGCTTTAAGCCTGAATCTCTATGCTCAGAATAAAGAGATGACAGTTGAAGAGTGGCAGAACGAAATGGACAAAAACAGAGCAAAAGTAACCTCACTCCAGAAAGAGATTGAGACACTTAACTCTGATATCAGCAATCTCAACAATCAGCTTTCAAAAATGCAGTCATTTGAAGACTGTATGGATGATGCTTATGCACTCGTTGGTGCTAAAAAAGCTGAAGTTGATAATTTCCGTAAAGCAGTAAATGAGCTCGAAGGAAAGATCAGAAGAAAAGAAGGCCCTAAGGCTGACAGACAGAAAGATCTTGATGCACTGAAAGCTAACAAAATCAGCGCGCTTCCTGAGTTCTATGACAGAGTACACAATCAGATGCAGAAGATGCTGAATGACTGGGTAGAAGAAACCGCTAAAGTTGAAGCAGATAATAACTACACTGTAGTAAAAGGTGACTGCCTCTGGTTTATCGCACGCAGAAAAGAATTCTACGGCAACGGCTTTGCATGGCCGAAGATTTACCAGGCAAACAGAGATCAGATCAAGAATCCTGATCTGATTTATCCGAAGCAGGTCTTCACCATTCCGGCTCTGACCGCTGATGAAAAAGAAAAGTATGACAAACTGAGAAGGAACTATAAGCCTGCACCAGTGCAGTAA
- the radC gene encoding DNA repair protein RadC — translation MNGSDEPLKFRDFPEDDKPREKLLKYGADKLSESELLAILIRTGTKNKSVLDLARGLILEHKNLTILSQVRTSQKLTEHKGIGADKAATLLAAFEIARRLKPDERYEDPNIRVTSPEYIVNKFSSELRNEMVEKFYVIALNAANSIISSKMISSGHLDASVVHPREVFKFAVENSAKSIILLHNHPSGNTEPSKADIAITDRLVKAGQIFSIKVLDHIIIAGNSYTSFAAKGLITDVHDYLTKI, via the coding sequence ATGAACGGAAGTGATGAACCGCTAAAGTTCCGGGATTTTCCTGAGGATGATAAACCCAGAGAAAAACTCCTGAAGTATGGCGCTGATAAACTTTCCGAATCCGAACTGCTCGCGATTCTGATCAGAACAGGGACTAAGAACAAATCCGTGCTTGATCTCGCCAGAGGGCTGATTCTTGAACATAAGAATCTGACAATTCTTTCACAGGTCAGAACATCGCAGAAACTCACCGAGCATAAGGGTATTGGAGCGGATAAGGCAGCCACACTTCTTGCGGCCTTTGAGATAGCCCGCCGCCTTAAACCGGATGAACGCTATGAAGATCCGAATATAAGAGTGACCTCACCTGAGTACATCGTGAACAAGTTCAGTTCTGAGCTTAGAAATGAGATGGTTGAGAAATTTTACGTAATTGCCCTCAATGCAGCCAACAGCATCATCTCAAGTAAAATGATCTCATCCGGACATCTTGATGCCAGCGTGGTTCACCCCCGGGAGGTATTTAAGTTCGCGGTGGAAAATAGCGCAAAATCCATCATTTTGCTGCATAATCATCCCAGCGGAAATACTGAGCCCAGCAAAGCAGATATTGCTATTACTGACCGGCTGGTTAAAGCGGGACAGATTTTTTCGATTAAGGTGCTGGATCATATCATTATTGCGGGTAACAGTTATACCAGTTTTGCGGCCAAGGGACTGATTACGGATGTTCACGATTATCTGACAAAAATCTGA
- a CDS encoding ABC transporter substrate-binding protein gives MKNFIFLLFLILIPAFLSGQNLQVDSADAARLLQVSGYLREARYAEALPIIELLRKSDSAPVSSSASLLFARYHLQTKKYNEAAGILAGIDTSRLEKPLKKEWFFLGSEVSYNLTEFNKSFDLLLSSFPFLSGGEDTVAFFNNLENLSIYFIDEQYIRGKAESYSGSKEAPFLILALAEKLIHTGSAEQAHKLLLDIIQTPPGSFVHEKTSEILVTFKEIFGGEAEARIGVLAVVLPLTNPETGEPNTAGTQVLGGIQFAVDEFNRSNDSNIGIVIYDTRGENSELIRIASEIKQIEGLKAVIGSLFSSETNTLCYLLHDLDVPVISPTATDDSLTISHQRFFQANPSFSIRGESMAQYLVYTEGKRRIAVVYQDQTYASLIAFSFRREFEKLGGRVTLFEPVSSTGSEIQSITANLAVQSTAGTEGLFFPFADKKFISVLNNAFTRTSFKMNLYGNQDWFSIKELALNQQLTDNMVISSDYFVEYASPAYQQFAKQFYDLTGDEPLRNHFYGYDLMAGLLPLVQKHKDENLTEALKKETSFDGFHNSLSFGDGRTNRYMIFFRYKNGGFELIDRFRVSR, from the coding sequence ATGAAAAATTTTATATTCTTACTTTTTTTGATTCTGATACCGGCATTTCTCAGCGGACAGAATCTACAGGTTGATTCTGCAGATGCTGCCAGACTTCTGCAGGTTTCCGGATATCTTCGTGAGGCAAGATACGCCGAAGCTTTGCCAATTATTGAATTACTCAGAAAATCCGATTCCGCGCCGGTATCATCTTCCGCTTCTCTCCTATTTGCCAGGTACCATCTACAGACAAAAAAATATAATGAAGCAGCAGGTATTCTTGCAGGAATTGATACTTCACGTCTTGAAAAACCGCTGAAAAAAGAATGGTTCTTTCTGGGGAGTGAAGTTTCTTATAATCTGACAGAATTCAATAAGTCTTTTGACCTTCTCCTCAGTTCATTCCCTTTCTTATCAGGAGGTGAAGATACGGTTGCCTTTTTCAATAATCTTGAAAATCTTTCCATCTATTTTATTGATGAGCAATATATACGAGGAAAGGCGGAATCCTACAGCGGCAGTAAAGAAGCACCTTTTTTAATACTGGCACTTGCCGAAAAACTCATACATACGGGAAGTGCTGAACAGGCACATAAACTGCTGCTGGATATTATTCAGACTCCTCCCGGATCTTTCGTGCATGAAAAGACATCTGAAATTCTGGTAACATTTAAGGAAATTTTCGGCGGTGAGGCGGAAGCCCGGATTGGTGTATTAGCAGTTGTGCTGCCCCTGACCAATCCCGAGACCGGAGAGCCCAATACGGCCGGTACACAGGTGCTTGGCGGTATACAGTTTGCTGTTGATGAATTTAACCGTAGTAATGATTCCAATATCGGAATTGTTATATATGATACCAGAGGAGAAAACTCCGAGCTAATCCGCATCGCTTCGGAAATTAAGCAGATTGAGGGGCTGAAGGCGGTTATTGGTTCACTTTTCAGCAGTGAAACCAACACTCTGTGTTATCTATTGCATGATCTTGATGTTCCGGTAATCTCTCCTACCGCAACTGACGACAGTCTTACCATTTCTCATCAAAGGTTTTTTCAGGCAAATCCTTCTTTCTCAATCAGGGGGGAATCAATGGCACAGTATCTGGTATATACCGAGGGGAAAAGAAGAATAGCGGTAGTCTATCAGGATCAGACCTATGCATCGCTTATTGCGTTCTCTTTCCGGAGGGAGTTTGAAAAACTTGGCGGCAGAGTAACGCTCTTCGAACCGGTCTCTTCCACAGGCAGTGAGATTCAGTCCATTACCGCTAATCTGGCGGTCCAGAGCACGGCAGGAACGGAGGGTTTGTTCTTTCCCTTTGCGGATAAAAAGTTCATTTCCGTTCTGAATAATGCCTTTACCAGAACCAGTTTTAAGATGAATCTGTACGGAAATCAGGATTGGTTTTCCATAAAGGAACTGGCACTTAACCAGCAGCTTACAGATAATATGGTAATTTCATCTGACTATTTTGTAGAATACGCCTCACCTGCATATCAGCAGTTTGCTAAACAGTTTTACGACCTTACCGGTGATGAACCACTCCGTAATCACTTTTACGGCTACGACCTCATGGCAGGTTTGCTCCCTCTGGTCCAGAAGCACAAAGATGAAAATCTAACCGAAGCACTTAAAAAGGAAACCAGTTTTGACGGCTTCCATAATTCTCTCAGTTTTGGTGACGGCAGAACAAACCGTTATATGATATTCTTCCGGTATAAGAACGGAGGTTTCGAACTAATTGACCGGTTCAGGGTGAGCCGATGA
- a CDS encoding tetratricopeptide repeat protein: protein MDSGDMLHAYQLLEKAGIEFPDEFRITELLIEYYIRQGKIGRANDAYLDYLDSNPDDDWIVLSYGRFLFHHKKWIKALKVFRSLGITRFPNLALLSGYCSFRAGRLTAARKYLEYYIRRNEEKGIHSVAYYFLSLVYAKTGMHHEGLPLIESLSDLFPDNPRVARQLTYMYVKCGMPEHALQAAKKALELLPENRKMLALAISVLLQNREGQAALKLIQQYESVADNPSQTVKNRIIHWQAEGLLHAKKYAHARRKYLEILAGDPDNVKAKHALEIIARKY, encoded by the coding sequence ATGGATTCCGGGGATATGTTGCATGCCTATCAGCTTTTAGAAAAGGCCGGTATCGAATTTCCGGATGAATTCAGGATTACAGAACTTCTGATAGAATATTATATACGGCAGGGGAAAATCGGCCGGGCTAATGATGCTTATCTTGATTATCTGGATTCAAATCCTGATGATGACTGGATTGTCCTTTCCTATGGCAGATTTCTTTTTCACCATAAGAAATGGATAAAAGCGCTCAAAGTCTTTCGTTCCCTTGGCATCACCAGATTTCCCAATCTCGCTCTGCTCAGTGGTTATTGTTCATTCAGAGCCGGCCGGCTGACGGCAGCCAGAAAATATCTAGAATATTACATCAGAAGAAATGAAGAAAAGGGAATACACTCTGTTGCATATTACTTTTTATCACTTGTATACGCAAAGACCGGAATGCACCATGAGGGGCTTCCTCTGATAGAAAGCCTGTCAGATCTGTTTCCGGATAACCCGCGGGTCGCCCGGCAGCTGACATATATGTATGTGAAATGCGGCATGCCTGAGCATGCGCTTCAGGCGGCTAAGAAAGCTCTTGAACTGCTGCCCGAAAACAGGAAAATGCTTGCCTTGGCGATATCTGTTCTGCTTCAGAACAGGGAGGGTCAGGCAGCATTAAAACTCATTCAGCAATATGAGTCAGTCGCTGATAATCCTTCTCAGACGGTGAAGAATAGAATTATTCATTGGCAGGCCGAAGGTTTGCTGCATGCAAAGAAGTATGCACATGCCCGGCGTAAATACCTTGAAATTTTAGCCGGTGATCCCGATAATGTAAAAGCAAAACATGCTCTGGAAATAATAGCAAGAAAATATTGA
- the guaA gene encoding glutamine-hydrolyzing GMP synthase, which yields MSSRKILIIDFGSQFTQLITRRVRELKVFSEIVPATMPYEKLPLKDTAGIILSGGPVSVYDEGSPLIDKRIFTEGIPVLGICYGLQLICHLNGGVVESDGAREYGKAILSVEQQHPLLQSLDNGSAVWMSHGDKVTAIPGGYINIASTDNTPHCVIANDADRIYGVQFHPEVHHTAGGLRLISNFVFNICNCEPDWTPGNFISHAVESIREKTGGKKVVLALSGGVDSTVAAVLMKKAIGENLLCFHIDTGLMRKNESSQILKLFNEQLDLHVSFVHAADVFLSRLAGISDPEKKRKIIGNTFIEIFEHEAKKAGEIEYLVQGTLYPDVIESVSLRGTSHKIKTHHNVGGLPEKMNLKLIEPFRELFKDEVRLIGSELGIPADFLERHPFPGPGLAVRILGDITEEKLSVLRDADDIYISSLKRAGLYNQIWQAFAVLLPVQSVGVMGDARTYENVLALRAVTSQDGMTADWFRFDGEFLADVSNQIINSVKGINRVVYDISSKPPATIEWE from the coding sequence ATGAGCTCCAGAAAAATACTGATTATTGATTTTGGTTCGCAGTTCACTCAGCTGATAACCAGGCGGGTCCGCGAACTGAAGGTCTTTTCGGAAATTGTTCCGGCAACAATGCCTTATGAAAAACTTCCTCTGAAGGATACCGCAGGAATCATTCTTTCCGGCGGTCCGGTGAGCGTGTATGATGAGGGCTCTCCTCTAATTGATAAGCGAATTTTTACAGAGGGTATACCGGTTCTTGGTATTTGTTATGGTCTGCAGCTGATCTGCCACCTCAACGGCGGAGTGGTTGAGAGTGACGGTGCAAGAGAATATGGTAAGGCAATTCTCTCAGTAGAACAGCAGCATCCGTTATTACAGTCTCTGGATAACGGTTCAGCGGTATGGATGAGCCATGGAGATAAAGTAACTGCTATTCCCGGCGGATATATCAATATTGCTTCAACGGATAACACCCCTCATTGCGTTATAGCCAATGATGCGGATCGTATATACGGAGTGCAGTTCCATCCGGAAGTGCATCACACTGCAGGGGGACTCCGCTTAATCAGCAATTTTGTATTCAATATCTGTAATTGTGAACCTGACTGGACTCCGGGCAATTTTATCTCTCATGCTGTTGAGTCAATCCGGGAAAAAACCGGAGGTAAAAAAGTGGTGCTCGCTCTTAGCGGCGGTGTTGATTCCACCGTGGCAGCGGTGCTGATGAAAAAAGCCATTGGTGAGAATCTGCTTTGTTTTCATATTGACACCGGGCTGATGCGCAAGAATGAGAGCAGCCAGATACTAAAGCTATTTAACGAACAACTTGATCTTCATGTTTCGTTTGTCCATGCAGCGGATGTCTTCCTCTCACGGCTTGCCGGAATCTCCGATCCCGAAAAAAAGCGAAAAATTATCGGGAATACGTTTATCGAAATTTTCGAGCATGAAGCAAAAAAGGCAGGTGAAATAGAGTATCTTGTGCAAGGTACGCTGTATCCGGATGTAATTGAATCTGTTTCACTGCGCGGCACCTCTCACAAAATTAAAACCCATCATAACGTCGGCGGTCTTCCTGAAAAAATGAACCTTAAACTGATCGAACCTTTCAGAGAGCTCTTTAAGGATGAGGTGCGATTGATTGGGTCAGAACTCGGTATCCCTGCTGATTTCCTGGAGCGGCATCCCTTCCCGGGTCCGGGATTGGCTGTAAGAATTCTCGGAGATATAACGGAGGAAAAACTTAGTGTTCTGAGGGATGCGGATGATATTTATATATCATCTCTCAAAAGAGCGGGTTTATATAATCAGATATGGCAGGCCTTTGCAGTGCTCCTGCCGGTACAGTCAGTGGGTGTAATGGGTGACGCCCGTACCTATGAGAATGTTCTTGCTCTCAGGGCGGTGACATCACAAGATGGTATGACTGCAGACTGGTTCCGTTTTGATGGTGAATTTCTTGCGGATGTTTCAAATCAGATTATCAATTCGGTCAAAGGAATTAACCGGGTTGTCTACGATATCAGTTCAAAACCACCGGCGACTATTGAATGGGAATAA
- the gcvH gene encoding glycine cleavage system protein GcvH, translated as MNFPSELKYTKDHEWIRIEGNTGVIGITEYAQGELGDVVFVDINPSLTELKSGEIFGSIEAVKTVSDLYAPCSGKVLEINQNLNNNPDKVNSDPYGEGWMIKIEITNTSELGELLDSSTYAALTGN; from the coding sequence ATGAATTTCCCGTCAGAATTAAAATATACAAAAGACCACGAGTGGATCAGAATTGAAGGCAATACCGGTGTAATCGGCATTACAGAATATGCTCAGGGCGAGCTTGGTGATGTTGTTTTCGTTGATATAAATCCTTCACTGACCGAACTGAAATCAGGTGAGATATTCGGATCAATCGAAGCGGTTAAAACTGTTTCAGATCTCTACGCACCCTGCTCAGGCAAAGTGCTGGAGATTAATCAGAATCTGAATAATAACCCTGACAAGGTAAACTCAGACCCCTACGGAGAAGGATGGATGATTAAAATTGAAATCACCAATACTTCAGAATTGGGGGAACTGCTTGACAGCAGCACCTACGCTGCTCTGACTGGCAACTGA
- the accC gene encoding acetyl-CoA carboxylase biotin carboxylase subunit, with the protein MFKKILIANRGEIALRVIRTCKELGIKTVAVYSEADRNSLHVTFADEAVCIGPPQSKESYLKIPLLISAAQITGADAIHPGYGFLSENANFSEICTDSGIKFIGPSPHMINMMGDKAIAKDTMKRNGVPVIPGSDGVVPDLQTARKVAQEMGLPVIIKAVAGGGGKGMRVVLEEGELENAYQMARTEAEAAFGNPDIYIEKYIEEPRHIEIQVMGDSHGNVYHYGERDCSVQRRHQKLIEEAPSPIVDADLRRRMGEAAVLGAKAVNYEGAGTIEFLVDKHKNFYFMEMNTRIQVEHPVTEMIYDVDLIREQILVAMGEKLHSSPGEPRGHAIEFRINAEDPDHNFRPSPGKIDSLHFPGGMGVRIDSHIYQSYVIPPYYDSMVAKLIVWGKDRQRAIAKARRALEEFTVEDIKTTIPFHLEVLQDERFLSGNFDTSFLDKFLKNKSN; encoded by the coding sequence ATGTTTAAAAAAATACTGATTGCAAACAGAGGCGAAATTGCCCTCAGGGTTATCAGAACCTGCAAAGAGTTAGGAATTAAAACGGTAGCCGTTTATTCTGAAGCAGACAGGAATTCACTCCATGTAACGTTTGCTGATGAAGCAGTGTGCATCGGACCTCCTCAGAGTAAAGAAAGCTATCTTAAAATTCCTCTTCTGATTTCTGCCGCTCAGATCACCGGAGCTGATGCGATTCATCCCGGGTATGGATTTCTTTCTGAGAATGCAAATTTCTCTGAAATCTGTACTGATTCCGGCATTAAGTTTATCGGACCTTCTCCCCACATGATCAATATGATGGGGGATAAAGCAATCGCAAAGGACACCATGAAACGTAATGGCGTTCCGGTCATTCCCGGCAGCGATGGTGTTGTGCCCGATTTACAGACCGCAAGAAAAGTTGCCCAGGAGATGGGACTTCCCGTCATTATCAAAGCAGTGGCAGGCGGCGGCGGAAAGGGAATGCGTGTGGTCCTTGAAGAAGGAGAGCTTGAAAATGCTTATCAGATGGCACGCACCGAAGCAGAGGCAGCGTTCGGAAATCCTGATATTTATATCGAAAAATACATCGAAGAACCGCGCCACATTGAAATCCAGGTGATGGGGGACTCACACGGAAATGTGTATCATTACGGAGAGCGAGACTGCTCTGTGCAGAGAAGGCATCAGAAACTGATTGAAGAGGCTCCTTCTCCCATTGTGGACGCAGACCTCAGAAGACGAATGGGTGAAGCGGCTGTACTCGGCGCAAAAGCGGTTAACTATGAAGGAGCCGGTACGATCGAGTTCCTGGTTGACAAGCATAAGAACTTTTATTTTATGGAGATGAACACACGTATACAGGTAGAACATCCTGTTACGGAGATGATTTACGATGTTGATCTTATCAGGGAGCAGATATTGGTAGCCATGGGAGAAAAACTGCATTCTTCACCGGGGGAACCGAGAGGTCATGCAATAGAATTCAGAATAAATGCTGAAGACCCTGATCACAATTTCCGTCCGTCTCCCGGTAAAATTGATTCACTTCATTTTCCCGGCGGTATGGGCGTAAGAATTGATTCACATATATATCAATCCTATGTTATTCCTCCTTATTATGATTCAATGGTTGCGAAACTGATCGTCTGGGGTAAAGACCGCCAGCGTGCTATTGCAAAAGCAAGACGTGCTCTGGAAGAATTCACGGTTGAAGACATCAAGACCACCATTCCATTCCACCTTGAAGTATTGCAGGACGAGCGATTCCTTTCAGGCAACTTTGATACTTCATTCCTGGACAAATTTCTCAAGAACAAATCGAATTAA